In Sphingomonas phyllosphaerae, one DNA window encodes the following:
- the nirD gene encoding nitrite reductase small subunit NirD: protein MQDWLDIGTLADIPVQGARTLTLDGTPIAVFRTVDDHVFALVDRCPHKGGPLSQGIVHGHAVACPLHNWRIALASGRAQGDDHGCTPTLTVRRDGERILLAHPLPLADAA, encoded by the coding sequence ATGCAGGACTGGCTCGACATCGGCACGCTGGCCGACATCCCCGTGCAGGGCGCACGCACGCTGACGCTGGACGGCACGCCGATCGCCGTCTTCCGCACCGTCGACGATCACGTTTTCGCGCTGGTCGATCGCTGCCCGCACAAGGGCGGACCGCTCAGCCAGGGCATCGTCCACGGCCATGCGGTGGCGTGCCCGCTCCACAATTGGCGGATCGCGCTGGCGAGCGGCCGGGCACAGGGCGACGACCATGGCTGCACCCCGACGCTGACGGTGCGGCGCGATGGCGAGCGTATCCTGCTCGCCCACCCGCTCCCGCTCGCGGACGCCGCCTGA
- the nirB gene encoding nitrite reductase large subunit NirB: MDFEGFAKVDFEEALEPSAFDDGPTLPDRQHLVVVGNGMAGCRAIEELIARDAGRYRVTIFGAEPHVNYNRIMLSPVLAGEKTFDEIVINGHDWYADHGIELIAGDPVETIDRAAKTVTARSGRSVGYDKLLLATGSDPFIIPVPGKDLPGVITFRDMNDVDQMLAAAEAGRAKGGGAAVVIGGGLLGLEAAHGLSLRGMKVTVIHLAKTLMERQLDESAGWLLKTALEARGQVILTEANTAEIVGDWRVEGVRLADGTLIPASLVVMAVGIRPATALARTAGLEVGRGIKVDDHMVTSDPDVLAVGECVEHDGQVYGLVAPLWDMCRSLANGLVDRHSGYRGSVTSTKLKVSGIDVFSAGDFAGGDGAEDIVLRDASRGIYKRVVVRDDRIVGAVLYGDTADGSWYFDLLKKGEDVSAIRDVLIFGQAFASGGGQADPKAAVAALSDDAEICGCNGVTKGKVCQSIVDGATSLDAVRSTCKASASCGSCTGLVEQLLSITLGEDYGGERTVKTMCKCTSFGHDDVRREIVAQAMRSIPEVMQKLHWSTPDGCSSCRPALNYYLLCALPGDYKDDQQSRFVNERMHANIQKDGTYSVVPRMWGGLTSPRELRAIADVVEKFNAPMVKVTGGQRLDIFGIRKEDLPAVWADLNAAGMVSGHAYGKSLRTVKTCVGSEWCRFGTQDSTGLGVKIERMTWGSWMPHKFKIAVSGCPRNCAEATIKDFGIVCVDSGYELHVGGNGGIKVRATDLLCKVATEEEAMEVCAAFVQLYREQARYLERTAPWIERVGTDHIKSSLLDDPEAIPTLAARFRSSQRFMQDDPWEKRVTGEDAHLHQPLLVAAQ, from the coding sequence ATGGATTTCGAAGGCTTCGCAAAGGTCGATTTCGAGGAGGCGCTGGAGCCCTCCGCGTTCGATGACGGCCCCACCCTCCCCGATCGCCAGCATCTGGTGGTCGTCGGCAACGGCATGGCTGGCTGCCGCGCGATCGAGGAACTGATCGCGCGCGACGCCGGGCGCTACCGCGTCACGATCTTCGGCGCCGAGCCGCATGTGAACTACAATCGCATCATGCTCTCCCCGGTGCTGGCGGGCGAGAAGACGTTCGACGAGATCGTCATCAACGGCCACGACTGGTACGCCGACCACGGCATCGAGCTGATCGCGGGCGATCCGGTCGAAACGATCGACCGCGCGGCGAAGACGGTGACGGCGCGGTCGGGGCGCAGCGTCGGCTATGACAAGCTGCTGCTCGCCACCGGGTCCGACCCGTTCATCATCCCGGTGCCGGGCAAGGATCTGCCCGGCGTCATCACCTTCCGCGACATGAACGACGTCGATCAGATGCTCGCCGCCGCCGAGGCCGGTCGTGCCAAGGGGGGCGGCGCTGCGGTGGTGATCGGCGGCGGGCTGCTCGGGCTGGAGGCGGCGCACGGCCTGTCGTTGCGCGGCATGAAGGTGACGGTGATCCACCTCGCCAAGACGCTGATGGAGCGGCAGCTGGACGAATCGGCGGGCTGGCTGCTCAAGACCGCGCTCGAGGCGCGCGGACAGGTGATCCTGACCGAGGCGAACACCGCCGAGATCGTCGGCGATTGGCGGGTCGAGGGCGTGCGGCTGGCCGATGGCACGCTGATCCCCGCCAGCCTTGTCGTGATGGCGGTCGGCATCCGCCCGGCCACGGCGCTCGCTCGCACCGCCGGGCTGGAGGTTGGCCGCGGCATCAAGGTCGACGACCATATGGTCACGTCTGACCCCGACGTGCTCGCGGTCGGCGAATGCGTCGAACATGATGGTCAGGTCTATGGGCTGGTCGCTCCGTTGTGGGACATGTGCCGCAGCCTCGCCAACGGCCTGGTCGACCGGCATAGCGGCTATCGCGGTTCGGTCACCTCGACCAAGCTGAAGGTGTCCGGGATCGACGTCTTCTCGGCCGGCGATTTCGCGGGTGGCGACGGCGCGGAGGACATCGTGCTGCGCGACGCCAGCCGCGGCATCTACAAGCGCGTCGTGGTCCGCGACGACCGGATCGTCGGCGCGGTGCTGTACGGCGATACCGCAGACGGCAGCTGGTATTTCGACCTGCTGAAGAAGGGCGAGGACGTCTCCGCCATCCGCGACGTGCTGATCTTCGGCCAAGCCTTTGCCTCCGGGGGTGGGCAGGCGGACCCTAAGGCGGCCGTTGCGGCGCTCTCGGACGATGCCGAGATCTGCGGCTGCAACGGCGTGACCAAGGGCAAGGTGTGCCAATCGATCGTCGACGGCGCGACCAGCCTCGACGCGGTGCGATCGACCTGCAAGGCGTCCGCCTCGTGCGGCTCCTGCACCGGTCTGGTCGAACAATTGCTGTCGATCACGCTGGGCGAGGATTACGGCGGCGAGCGCACCGTCAAGACGATGTGCAAATGCACCAGCTTCGGCCACGACGACGTCCGCCGCGAAATCGTTGCGCAGGCCATGCGCTCGATCCCGGAGGTGATGCAGAAGCTGCATTGGTCGACCCCCGACGGCTGTTCCTCCTGCCGCCCGGCGCTCAATTATTACCTGCTCTGCGCGCTGCCCGGTGATTACAAGGACGACCAGCAGAGCCGCTTCGTCAACGAGCGAATGCACGCCAACATCCAGAAGGACGGCACCTATTCGGTCGTGCCGCGCATGTGGGGCGGCCTGACGTCCCCCCGCGAATTGCGCGCGATCGCCGACGTGGTGGAGAAGTTCAACGCGCCGATGGTGAAGGTGACCGGTGGGCAGCGGCTCGACATCTTCGGGATCAGGAAGGAGGATCTGCCCGCGGTCTGGGCCGACCTCAATGCCGCCGGGATGGTCTCCGGCCACGCCTATGGCAAGTCGCTGCGCACCGTGAAGACCTGCGTCGGATCGGAATGGTGCCGCTTCGGCACACAGGATTCGACCGGCCTGGGTGTCAAGATCGAGCGGATGACCTGGGGATCGTGGATGCCGCACAAGTTCAAGATCGCGGTATCGGGCTGCCCGCGCAATTGCGCGGAGGCGACGATCAAGGACTTCGGCATCGTCTGCGTCGACTCCGGCTACGAACTTCACGTCGGCGGCAATGGCGGGATCAAGGTCCGCGCCACCGACCTGCTCTGCAAGGTCGCGACCGAGGAAGAGGCGATGGAGGTCTGCGCCGCCTTCGTCCAGCTGTACCGCGAGCAAGCGCGCTATCTGGAACGCACCGCCCCGTGGATCGAACGCGTCGGCACGGACCATATCAAATCCAGCCTGCTCGACGATCCCGAAGCGATCCCGACGCTCGCCGCGCGCTTCCGCTCCTCGCAGCGCTTCATGCAGGACGATCCGTGGGAGAAGCGCGTCACGGGCGAGGATGCGCATCTGCACCAGCCGCTGCTGGTCGCGGCGCAATGA
- a CDS encoding molybdopterin-dependent oxidoreductase, whose amino-acid sequence MSAPVRTTCAYCGVGCGILATRTGERSVAIQGDPDHPANRGRLCSKGTHLGETIGLEGRLLTPMIGDKAASWDKALDLVARRFRETIARHGPNSVAFYVSGQLLTEDYYVANKLMKGFIGSANIDTNSRLCMSSAVAGHLRAFGEDVVPATYDDLDAADLIVLVGSNTAWCHPIVYQRIMAAREARGTRLVVIDPRRTETAEGADLHLAIRPGSDVALMNGLLAHCRRAGLTDDAQLDVPDGFWDAIARDGDLWSTARACDVPPADLNRFFDLFAATPRTVTLFSQGINQSPRGTDQVNAILNVHLATGRIGKPGAAPFSITGQPNAMGGREVGGLATTLAAHMDFAPDNVARVGRFWAAPSMATKPGLKAVDLFRAVDEGRIKALWIMATNPAVSMPDATRVREALAACPFVVVSDVVTRTDTSEHAHVRLPAAGWGEKDGTVTNSDRTISRQRAVLPLPGDAKPDWWIVSQVARRMGWASHFAYDRPADIWREHARLSLYQNGGERLFALPGQAGTSNAAYDAMPPFRWGGTPFADGRYPTPSGRARLVTPQPAPIAAPLKQWPMTLNTGRYRDQWHTMTRTGLSPKLARHREEPLVEVHPTDAAALGLGDGGLARVATPQGSSLYRVALSEGQRVGELFVPIHWTDQVATGGRTGFLSRPLVDPHSGQPGFKATRAAITAVTTEWRAFAILRTSAPPPLPDVVWATRVAVPAGWMIELAGNGDPAALQALLPAGQRVEANDRARGTWRAAVLEQGRLAACLFLARDGSLPPRDWLIQQLGEATGPTVLAGRAPGAVVDRGPIVCACFDIGMKTIVAAIVEQRLTDVAAIGKALGAGTNCGSCRPALARLVTDHQEIADAAVH is encoded by the coding sequence ATGTCGGCGCCGGTCCGCACCACCTGCGCCTATTGCGGGGTCGGCTGCGGCATCCTCGCGACGCGGACCGGCGAGCGATCGGTCGCGATCCAGGGCGATCCCGATCACCCCGCCAATCGCGGCCGGCTGTGTTCCAAGGGCACCCATCTGGGCGAGACGATCGGGCTGGAGGGGCGGCTGCTGACCCCGATGATCGGCGACAAGGCGGCGAGCTGGGACAAGGCGCTCGATCTCGTCGCGCGCCGCTTTCGCGAGACGATCGCGCGGCACGGGCCGAACAGCGTCGCCTTCTACGTCTCCGGCCAGTTGCTGACCGAGGATTATTACGTCGCCAACAAGCTGATGAAGGGCTTCATCGGCTCGGCCAACATCGACACCAATTCGCGGCTGTGCATGTCGAGCGCGGTCGCCGGCCACCTCCGCGCGTTTGGCGAGGACGTGGTCCCCGCCACCTACGACGATCTCGACGCGGCCGACTTGATCGTGCTGGTCGGGTCGAACACCGCCTGGTGCCACCCGATCGTCTATCAGCGGATCATGGCGGCGCGCGAGGCGCGCGGCACCCGACTGGTGGTGATCGACCCGCGCCGCACCGAAACCGCGGAGGGCGCCGACCTGCACCTCGCGATCCGCCCCGGCAGCGACGTGGCGCTGATGAACGGGCTGCTCGCGCACTGCCGCCGCGCCGGCCTGACCGACGATGCGCAACTCGACGTGCCCGACGGCTTCTGGGACGCGATCGCGCGCGATGGCGATCTATGGTCGACCGCCCGCGCCTGCGACGTGCCGCCCGCCGACCTCAACCGCTTCTTCGATCTGTTCGCCGCGACGCCGCGCACCGTCACCCTGTTCAGCCAAGGCATCAACCAGTCGCCGCGCGGCACCGATCAGGTCAATGCGATCCTCAACGTCCATCTCGCGACCGGGCGCATCGGCAAGCCGGGCGCCGCGCCGTTCTCGATCACCGGTCAGCCCAATGCGATGGGCGGGCGCGAGGTCGGCGGGCTCGCCACGACGCTGGCCGCGCATATGGATTTCGCCCCTGACAATGTCGCGCGCGTCGGCCGCTTTTGGGCCGCGCCGTCCATGGCGACCAAGCCGGGGCTGAAGGCGGTCGACCTGTTCCGCGCCGTCGACGAGGGGCGGATCAAGGCGCTGTGGATTATGGCGACCAACCCGGCCGTTTCGATGCCAGACGCGACGCGCGTGCGCGAGGCGCTGGCAGCGTGCCCGTTCGTCGTCGTCTCCGACGTGGTCACGCGGACCGACACCAGCGAACACGCGCATGTCCGCCTCCCCGCCGCCGGCTGGGGCGAGAAGGACGGCACCGTCACCAATTCCGATCGCACGATCAGCCGCCAGCGCGCGGTGCTGCCGCTGCCCGGCGACGCGAAGCCCGATTGGTGGATCGTCAGCCAGGTCGCGCGCCGCATGGGGTGGGCGTCGCACTTCGCTTACGACCGCCCCGCCGATATCTGGCGCGAACATGCCCGCCTGTCGCTGTATCAGAATGGCGGCGAGCGGCTGTTCGCGCTGCCGGGACAGGCCGGCACGAGCAACGCCGCCTATGACGCGATGCCGCCGTTCCGCTGGGGCGGCACGCCATTCGCCGACGGTCGTTATCCTACCCCGTCTGGCCGTGCGCGCCTCGTCACGCCGCAGCCGGCCCCGATCGCGGCCCCGCTGAAGCAATGGCCGATGACGCTCAACACCGGCCGCTATCGCGACCAGTGGCATACGATGACCCGCACCGGGTTGAGCCCCAAACTGGCGCGCCACCGCGAGGAGCCGCTGGTCGAGGTCCACCCGACCGACGCCGCCGCGCTCGGCCTCGGCGACGGCGGGCTGGCCCGCGTCGCGACCCCGCAAGGCAGCAGCCTCTACCGTGTCGCGCTGAGCGAGGGGCAGCGCGTGGGTGAGCTGTTCGTCCCGATCCACTGGACCGATCAAGTCGCGACGGGCGGTCGCACCGGCTTTTTATCCCGCCCGCTCGTCGACCCGCATTCGGGGCAACCCGGCTTCAAGGCGACCCGCGCGGCCATCACCGCCGTCACGACCGAGTGGCGCGCCTTCGCCATCCTGCGCACCAGCGCGCCGCCGCCGCTGCCCGATGTCGTCTGGGCGACGCGCGTTGCGGTGCCGGCCGGATGGATGATCGAGCTGGCCGGCAACGGCGACCCCGCCGCGTTGCAGGCGTTGCTGCCAGCCGGCCAGCGGGTCGAGGCCAATGACCGGGCGCGCGGCACCTGGCGCGCCGCGGTGCTGGAACAGGGGCGCCTCGCCGCCTGCCTGTTCCTTGCACGCGACGGATCGCTGCCACCGCGCGATTGGTTGATCCAGCAGCTGGGCGAAGCCACCGGACCGACCGTGCTCGCCGGCCGCGCGCCCGGCGCGGTTGTCGATCGTGGCCCGATCGTCTGCGCCTGCTTCGATATCGGCATGAAGACCATCGTCGCCGCCATCGTCGAACAGCGCCTCACCGATGTCGCCGCGATCGGCAAGGCGTTGGGCGCCGGCACCAATTGCGGCTCGTGCCGCCCGGCGCTCGCGCGCCTCGTCACCGACCATCAGGAGATCGCCGATGCCGCCGTCCATTGA